The following proteins are co-located in the Pochonia chlamydosporia 170 chromosome 6, whole genome shotgun sequence genome:
- a CDS encoding ENTH domain-containing protein (similar to Pyrenophora tritici-repentis Pt-1C-BFP XP_001937462.1): protein MSGSFEKSVKGATKIKNAPPKTKYIEHILVATHSGDAGVGEVFRSLQYRLRDSTWTVVLKSLLTTHLMIREGSPDVTLSFLAKHRNILGVGHFSDAQTQGRNIRHYANYLTERARAYRDTKFDWVRGDLSRLERLSVDKGLLRETEVVQSQLSALLKCDVLENEPENEITIAIFRLLVLDLLALFQALNQGLINILGHFFEMSHTDAQRALDIYRTFTRQTDYVVQYLASARLHEHHTRVEVPKIKHAPVNLARQLEDYLKDPDFEVHRRQYLAEQDAKKKGGSSKPAKLEFPKSPTKPSSPAPNVNNPFPSVPDAKIESKPQANKGPDPDLIDFFDSIEQQQTTMQVNPQPTGMPGAAPFQPQATGMPFPQNGFAPQQTGFAPNNMFQQQQNMGGFVQQPQPQPQPQPQPLQPNFTGAGFGGFTPQPSFQPGALGSIPQNSEASFQNQNQGFQYGQQQQPLQTGSPGPLQPMQTGTNPFRQSMMMQPTGVPGVSSPYASPTIAPQLQRQSTNPFARSPPQSTSPFQSATPIQAQPTGTNPFAKAQPQPVQSPDHTQNPGALAPQPTGTTNPFRHGAFVNHNTGMGWQHNQTNIGGGLDQLPTVPVFPRPAQQTPWQQ, encoded by the exons ATGTCGGGCTCATTCGAAAAGTCCGTCAAGGGCGCGACCAAGATCAAA AATGCGCCGCCCAAGACAAAGTACATCGAACATATCCTCGTTGCCACTCATTCGGGTGATGCCGGCGTCGGCGAAGTCTTTCGTTCCCTACAATATCGACTGCGCGACTCGACCTGGACCGTGGTGCTCAAGAGCCTGCTTACCACGCATCTCATGATTCGAGAGGGCTCACCGGACGTAACCTTATCCTTTCTCGCCAAGCATCGCAATATTTTGGGCGTCGGTCATTTCTCTGATG CCCAAACACAAGGTCGGAACATCCGGCATTATGCCAACTACCTAACCGAGAGAGCGCGAGCGTACCGCGATACGAAATTTGATTGGGTGCGGGGCGATTTATCGAGGCTGGAGAGATTGAGCGTTGATAAGGGTCTACTTCGAGAGACGGAGGTCGTGCAGAGCCAATTGTCGGCCCTGTTGAAATGTGAC GTCCTTGAGAACGAACCAGAAAACGAAatcaccattgccatctTCAGGCTACTGGTCTTGGACCTGTTGGCGCTGTTCCAGGCACTCAACCAAGGTCTCATCAACATTTTAG GTCACTTTTTCGAAATGTCACACACGGACGCACAGAGAGCTTTAGACATTTACCGCACATTCACTCGACAAACTGATTATGTGGTTCAGTATCTCGCTTCTGCCCGCCTGCACGAACACCACACACGGGTCGAGGTTCCCAAAATCAAACACGCCCCGGTCAACTTAGCCCGTCAACTGGAGGACTATCTTAAGGACCCGGACTTTGAAGTCCACCGTCGACAGTACCTTGCCGAGCAGGacgcaaagaagaagggcggATCCTCAAAACCCGCAAAGCTCGAATTTCCCAAGTCACCTACCAAGCCATCGTCTCCGGCGCCAAACGTCAACAACCCCTTCCCATCGGTTCCAGATGCCAAGATCGAGAGCAAACCGCAGGCGAATAAGGGCCCGGATCCTGACTTGATTGACTTTTTCGACTCCATCGAGCAGCAACAGACGACTATGCAGGTCAACCCACAACCAACTGGAATGCCCGGGGCAGCTCCCTTTCAACCCCAAGCTACCGGCATGCCATTCCCACAAAACGGCTTCGCCCCTCAACAGACCGGATTTGCACCTAACAACATGTTCCAACAGCAACAGAACATGGGCGGATTTGTACAGCAaccgcagccgcagccgcagccgcagcctcAACCACTGCAACCAAACTTCACCGGCGCTGGATTTGGCGGCTTcacaccacagccaagctTCCAACCGGGTGCTCTGGGATCCATCCCTCAGAACTCCGAAGCTTCGTTCCAAAACCAGAACCAAGGCTTCCAATACggccaacagcagcagccactGCAAACCGGCTCTCCGGGCCCTCTTCAGCCCATGCAAACAGGTACCAATCCATTCAGACAATCTATGATGATGCAGCCCACGGGCGTGCCAGGCGTCTCGTCGCCATATGCCTCGCCCACCATAGCGCCCCAGCTGCAACGCCAGTCAACGAACCCATTCGCGCGCTCACCTCCTCAGAGCACCTCGCCGTTCCAGTCCGCAACTCCTATCCAAGCCCAACCAACTGGTACCAACCCCTTTGCCAAAGCACAACCCCAACCAGTCCAATCTCCCGACCACACGCAGAATCCAGGTGCCCTCGCCCCCCAACCAACAGGTACCACGAATCCCTTCCGCCACGGCGCGttcgtcaaccacaacactGGAATGGGGTGGCAGCATAACCAAACGAATATCGGTGGTGGACTGGATCAACTTCCTACTGTTCCCGTATTCCCTCGACCGGCACAACAGACGCCGTGGCAACAATAA
- a CDS encoding aspartyl-tRNA synthetase (similar to Verticillium alfalfae VaMs.102 XP_003002621.1) has product MDSGEQRGNLNQLWVGGVLAACAGRTTPPRMGAFNAASDGHHLIGELNTSSFAALAPLLQFSIIMAQLGRWGATLRRGACTRSRLTIGTRIGAFRLYANQSAKAGVEPSDSRQAEILKAWNQFRGSNSLTQPDPNALTGFLGKRRNVGKHLSFADLTTTSGEVVQICSHADSGLESHENFRQIPAFAPVILHARPGPPKESAGESQNGESSKRTLYLQDIRSLNSVPKDLIVTSDVQFPQTKRHLQIRFHPELQARLKFRSWLKGQLNQSLLEMGFTDIETPTLFKSTSEGAREFLVPARQRGTAYALSQSPQQYKQVLMASGITRYMQWAKCYRDEDLRADRQPEFSQLDMEWAFAGASKVQQDVTDIILAALSRLRPTHSYKDVRGERIPILSDIPNDLAPANEPTTHKFTSLTFADSIAAYGSDKPDLRIPNRIHALEDIEPYRNFVGMITHLSDPLIEAFTFPLKDCSPSEARKFVINFMDNLPPALANNPDGKPQILIHDTRQPLAGFSSLGFEYEAVLNKLSDGQEINDGDLVIFQARERPQGQYCLGSTKIGDVRNALWKALVEEGYMEKPRLGDPNSLQFVWVTEFPMFKPVEEGEPGQGGAAGISAAHHPFTAPLSKNDLEALFTNPLQARSAAYDLVLNGIEIGGGSERIHVADIQEFIMRDVLKMTDERIKDFSHLFDALRAGCPPHAGFALGFDRLVALLTDTSTVRDVIAFPKTMKGEDPFVRSPSKLSNEQLAPYGLQLMSKSK; this is encoded by the exons atggacaGTGGTGAGCAGCGTGGAAATTTAAACCAGCTGTGGGTCGGTGGAGTCTTGGCGGCGTGTGCTGGCAGAACTACACCACCAAGAATGGGAGCTTTCAATGCGGCTAGTGATGGTCATCATCTGATCGGCGAGCTCAACACCAGCTCCTTTGCTGCGCTTGCACCACTGCTTCAATTCTCGATAATCATGGCCCAGCTGGGTCGCTGGGGGGCCACATTGCGTCGCGGTGCTTGTACTCGTTCAAGGCTAACAATAGGCACCCGCATCGGCGCATTCCGGCTCTATGCGAATCAGTCTGCCAAAGCAGGTGTTGAACCAAGTGATTCGAGACAGGCGGAAATTCTAAAGGCGTGGAATCAAT TTAGAGGATCCAATTCTTTGACACAACCCGATCCCAACGCCTTAACAGGCTTCCTCGGAAAGCGACGCAATGTTGGAAAGCACCTGTCGTTTGCCGACCTCACAACGACATCAGGCGAAGTGGTCCAAATATGCTCCCATGCAGACAGCGGATTAGAATCCCACGAGAACTTTCGGCAAATTCCTGCATTTGCGCCCGTCATCCTTCATGCACGTCCAGGTCCCCCGAAGGAGTCAGCTGGAGAGTCTCAAAATGGCGAATCGTCTAAAAGAACCCTCTATCTCCAAGACATCCGATCGTTAAACAGCGTACCCAAGGATCTTATTGTCACGTCAGATGTACAGTTTCCCCAAACAAAACGGCACTTGCAAATTCGATTCCACCCCGAGCTGCAGGCTAGACTGAAGTTCAGATCCTGGTTAAAAGGACAGCTGAACCAAAGCCTGTTGGAAATGGGATTCACAGACATTGAGACGCCTACCCTTTTTAAATCTACGTCTGAAGGTGCCCGTGAATTTTTGGTTCCAGCCAGACAGCGAGGGACGGCGTATGCGCTCAGCCAGAGCCCCCAGCAATACAAGCAAGTTCTTATGGCGAGTGGTATTACTCGCTACATGCAATGGGCCAAGTGCTATCGAGATGAGGATTTGCGAGCAGATAGGCAGCCTGAGTTTTCCCAA CTCGATATGGAATGGGCTTTTGCCGGTGCTTCCAAAGTCCAGCAGGATGTAACCGATATCATCTTGGCAGCACTATCTCGGCTGCGACCAACTCACAGTTATAAGGACGTCCGTGGAGAGAGAATACCAATTCTATCAGATATTCCCAACGACCTTGCCCCAGCCAATGAACCAACTACTCACAAGTTCACAAGTCTCACTTTCGCTGATAGCATCGCTGCATACGGATCCGATAAGCCGGACTTGCGGATTCCCAATAGA ATACATGCCTTAGAAGACATTGAGCCTTATCGTAATTTCGTTGGCATGATTACACATCTATCCGATCCACTCATCGAAGCCTTCACTTTCCCGTTGAAGGACTGCTCACCATCGGAGGCTCGAAAATTCGTCATAAACTTTATGGACAACTTACCTCCCGCATTGGCCAATAACCCCGACGGGAAGCCACAAATTCTTATCCACGACACCCGGCAGCCACTGGCTGGCTTCTCTTCGCTGGGGTTTGAATACGAAGCGGTCCTCAATAAACTATCCGACGGTCAAGAAATCAACGACGGCGATCTGGTGATATTCCAAGCCCGCGAGAGACCACAAGGTCAATATTGCCTCGGGTCGACCAAAATTGGCGACGTACGAAATGCTCTCTGGAAGGCGCTGGTAGAGGAGGGCTACATGGAAAAGCCCAGGCTGGGAGACCCCAACTCATTACAATTTGTATGGGTCACAGAGTTTCCCATGTTCAAGCccgttgaagaaggggaGCCCGGCCAAGGCGGCGCGGCAGGAATCTCCGCAGCCCATCACCCCTTTACCGCGCCGCTGTCAAAGAACGATCTCGAGGCGCTCTTTACAAATCCATTGCAGGCTCGAAGCGCTGCCTATGACCTCGTCCTCAATGGCATCGAgattggtggtggaagtgaGCGTATCCACGTGGCAGACATCCAAGAATTCATCATGCGCGATGTCCTGAAAATGACTGATGAACGAATCAAGGACTTTTCTCATCTGTTTGATGCCCTTCGAGCTGGATGTCCGCCGCATGCTGGTTTCGCACTCGGTTTCGACCGACTTGTTGCGCTGCTTACGGATACATCTACTGTCCGGGATGTAATTGCTTTTCCTAAAACGATGAAGGGCGAGGATCCGTTTGTGCGGTCGCCTAGCAAGCTAAGCAATGAACAGCTTGCCCCGTATGGACTGCAACTGATGTCAAAATCGAAGTAA
- a CDS encoding U3 snoRNP-associated protein Utp11 (similar to Metarhizium acridum CQMa 102 XP_007810349.1), whose product MSSMRNAVARRPHRERAQPLERRRLGLLEKHKDYSLRSKDFNKKKAQLKSLRQKAADRNEDEFYFGMMSRKGAGSRIKDGKSWTGTLEGDRGNKAMDVDTVRLLKTQDLGYIRTMRQVVVKEIARLEEQVVLTRGLDRLDHDEDEEDGMDSEDDDLPVPSKPKAARKIVFMDDEEEREATMLDRLEAEQDDDEESGEDTAGADKDDSEEFERAKSLRRLQRQLENAKKKLKAFNDAEAHLEVQQAKMAKTATSGGNTRRGRKIMVRARKR is encoded by the exons ATGTCGTCTATGCGAAACGCCGTCGCACGGCGCCCGCATCGTGAGCGTGCCCAGCCTCTAGAGCGTCGCCGCCTCGGCTTGCTGGAAAAACACAAG GACTACTCTCTTAGATCCAAAGacttcaacaagaagaaagcgCAACTCAAGTCGCTGCGGCAAAAAGCTGCGGATCGAAACGAAGATGAATTCTACTTTGGCATGATGTCCCGCAAGGGAGCTGGGTCACGGatcaaggacggcaagagCTGGACGGGAACACTTGAAGGAGACCGAGGCAATAAGGCCATGGACGTCGATACCGTACGACTCCTCAAAACTCAGGACCTTGGCTATATTCGAACGATGCGCCAGGTCGTCGTCAAGGAAATTGCAAGACTAGAAGAGCAAGTCGTCTTAACGCGGGGGTTGGACCGTCTCGACcatgacgaagatgaggaagatggtATGGATTCTGAAGACGACGACTTGCCCGTTCCGTCAAAGCCCAAAGCAGCGAGGAAAATCGTCTtcatggatgatgaggaggagagagaggCAACCATGCTTGACCGACTGGAGGCAGagcaagatgatgacgaggagtCTGGCGAAGACACTGCCGGTGCAGACAAAGACGACAGCGAAGAATTCGAGCGCGCCAAGTCGCTGCGCAGACTGCAAAGACAGCTTGAGAATGCgaagaagaaattgaaggcgTTTAATGATGCAGAGGCGCATCTCGAAGTACAGCAagcaaagatggccaagactgCGACATCAGGAGGGAACACACGGAGAGGAAGGAAGATCATGGTTCGCGCAAGGAAGCGCTAG
- a CDS encoding acetylserotonin methytransferase-like protein (similar to Metarhizium robertsii ARSEF 23 XP_007824276.1) gives MPSPQQSQPGSFSLFPSPNASKPPQISRNIQGQRGRRSESQERRAPTPQDRVATPDHSQAQPNGRQTPQQHSYTPVQFEPVRRGTPSNWPLSNDMPQHEDPRRQAETVAGPASVQQPRNINDVPGRTETAFSDANTLVRSNSGRSRSSIAKHPLNDDTSPGQSGSQPLRSIFPTYNPNVSLNQQEYAPTQMSPTHIPRAVISRQSVYEEPDSPTGEGSSARSPPTSPRRPAARGRWPLRIQTQPPPAIPQPCTTDDLKSLWRVANGWKASVSESKVFCLKLSQQRDAPVYTLSSGTSHPFWNLRLDPTSASAYITLTRHDPSKPYKAPKPEASSPSTPSESSGSRSSDTKHWYEALNSTLEEESRKLPPNDGLVALLMPTAATKMALEKADDPASVMAAENECARLVWDEDTATHFLVHNALAKPFCITVDRNPAYSRTEYTLEHNESPKHIAKLTRDGTGGGWIELDTGVAAQIDSFYILDVVVTALLLVSAAEDRNSPTPMETFEPPPPAVLAAKRESGRLSKLSTRREDKKKKRKMEEFEIDVESQNDSLGKGRRASQAAEDKLPFFIRAVVKMAKGLFKLVIWVLTVLFKVVGGVFKCLYSCVGSKY, from the coding sequence ATGCCTTCACCACAGCAATCCCAGCCTGGCAGCTTCTCCCTGTTTCCTAGTCCCAACGCTTCAAAACCACCCCAAATATCTCGCAATATCCAGGGCCAACGAGGTCGCCGGTCAGAATCTCAAGAAAGACGAGCACCTACACCGCAAGATCGTGTTGCCACGCCAGACCACTCTCAAGCACAGCCAAATGGAAGACAAACGCCTCAGCAGCATTCATACACGCCTGTGCAATTTGAGCCCGTACGACGGGGAACTCCCTCCAACTGGCCGTTGAGTAATGACATGCCACAGCATGAGGACCCCAGGAGACAAGCCGAGACAGTGGCCGGCCCAGCCTCAGTTCAACAGCCTCGAAATATAAACGACGTGCCCGGTCGAACAGAAACCGCCTTCTCCGACGCGAATACTCTTGTACGCAGTAACAGCGGCCGTTCAAGAAGTTCCATTGCAAAGCACCCTCTTAACGACGATACCTCCCCGGGGCAGTCTGGCTCACAACCACTACGATCTATATTTCCAACATATAACCCGAACGTATCGCTGAACCAGCAAGAATACGCACCCACGCAAATGAGTCCCACTCATATCCCTCGCGCAGTCATCAGCAGACAATCCGTCTACGAGGAGCCAGACTCCCCAACAGGCGAGGGTTCTTCCGCTCGCAGCCCTCCCACCAGCCCCAGACGTCCAGCGGCAAGAGGGCGCTGGCCGCTGAGGATACAAACTCAACCTCCGCCGGCGATTCCCCAGCCCTGCACGACAGACGACCTCAAGAGTCTGTGGAGAGTGGCCAACGGGTGGAAGGCATCTGTTTCCGAGTCGAAGGTGTTTTGCCTCAAGCTGTCGCAGCAAAGAGATGCCCCGGTATATACACTATCGTCTGGCACTTCACACCCGTTCTGGAACCTGAGACTAGATCCTACCTCTGCCTCAGCGTACATCACCCTTACAAGGCACGATCCGTCCAAACCATACAAGGCACCTAAACCCGAGGCGTCCTCTCCTTCGACCCCATCCGAAAGCAGTGGTAGTCGGTCCTCCGACACAAAGCACTGGTACGAAGCTCTCAATTCAACGCTGGAAGAAGAATCCCGGAAGCTCCCACCCAACGATGGGCTGGTTGCTCTCCTCATGCCAACGGCAGCCACGAAGATGGCCCTCGAAAAGGCCGACGACCCAGCTTCCGTCATGGCCGCGGAGAATGAGTGTGCTCGTCTAGTCTGGGATGAAGACACGGCGACACACTTCCTCGTACACAACGCACTAGCCAAGCCGTTTTGTATTACGGTAGACCGGAATCCCGCCTATTCGCGGACTGAATACACCCTCGAACACAATGAGTCGCCCAAACACATCGCGAAGCTGACGAGAGACGGCACAGGCGGCGGGTGGATCGAATTGGATACCGGGGTGGCCGCGCAAATCGACTCCTTTTACATCTTGGATGTGGTAGTCACggcgttgctgttggtttCTGCTGCGGAAGACAGGAATTCTCCCACGCCAATGGAGACGTTTGAGCCGCCGCCACCggctgttcttgctgcgAAGCGCGAGTCCGGCAGGTTGAGTAAGCTGAGTACTCGGCGtgaggacaagaagaagaaacgcaagatggaggagtttgagatTGATGTCGAGAGCCAAAATGATAGCTTGGGTAAGGGGAGGCGAGCAAGTCAGGCAGCGGAGGACAAGCTGCCCTTTTTTATACGAGCagtggtgaagatggcaaaggggCTGTTTAAGTTGGTTATATGGGTCTTGACCGTGTTGTTCAAGGTCGTCGGTGGCGTTTTCAAGTGCTTGTATTCGTGTGTGGGATCGAAATATTAA
- a CDS encoding FAD dependent oxidoreductase superfamily protein (similar to Colletotrichum gloeosporioides Nara gc5 XP_007280006.1): MEHIVVIGAGVIGLSSGVYLLQSGYKVTIIARDFPSPFETADPKHFINYSSLWAGAHNRWVLPTNATEQRDHAMALSTYRHMEQLVSLHPECGVHFTKGIEYLEDVPQVYKDLTAETASGLGITDFRLYTNEELPDKVTWGCEYQTWCANPMVYCLFLLRQFALLGGRTVNMELRTPLEVRDMKAFSDVRTVVNCSGVGFNDPDVFPTRGQTCVVANNCPATVTRQNGDGSWTFCVPRGFNGGTVIGGTKEPNNWDTEPSEEVRRRLLDALARTYPSIRDEEDFRVVRDIVGRRPTRKGGIRLEKEQHDERFSVIHAYGLGGRGYELSWGVAEQVARLLK; encoded by the exons ATGGAACACATTGTAGTCATAGG CGCAGGTGTAATTGGCCTCAGTTCTGGCGTATACCTCCTCCAATCCGGCTACAAAGTCACCATCATCGCCAGAGACTTCCCCAGCCCCTTTGAAACAGCAGATCCCAAACACTTCATCAACTACTCATCACTATGGGCTGGCGCACATAACCGATGGGTTTTGCCTACAAATGCCACAGAGCAGCGAGACCACGCCATGGCACTGAGCACATATCGCCACATGGAGCAGCTTGTCTCTCTGCATCCAGAATGCGGCGTTCACTTCACCAAGGGGATAGAATATCTGGAAGATGTGCCACAGGTGTACAAAGATCTAACTGCTGAAACAGCCTCAGGTCTAGGCATTACGGACTTTCGACTATACACAAATGAAGAGCTACCCGACAAAGTAACTTGGGGCTGCGAGTACCAAACCTGGTGTGCGAACCCAATGGTGTATTGCCTCTTTCTCCTCCGCCAGTTTGCCCTGCTTGGAGGCAGGACGGTCAACATGGAGCTTCGGACGCCGCTCGAAGTTCGAGATATGAAGGCGTTTTCTGATGTCAGAACCGTGGTTAATTGCTCCGGTGTTGGGTTCAATGATCCAGATGTATTTCCCACAAGAG GCCAAACATGCGTGGTTGCAAATAATTGCCCAGCAACAGTAACCCGCCAAAATGGCGATGGATCATGGACGTTCTGCGTACCTAGAGGCTTCAACGGCGGAACCGTAATCGGAGGTACAAAAGAGCCCAACAACTGGGACACTGAGCCAAGCGAGGAAGTGCGCAGGCGACTCCTCGATGCGCTTGCCAGGACATATCCTTCCATTCGAGATGAGGAAGACTTTCGTGTTGTACGGGACATTGTTGGGCGGAGACCGACGAGAAAAGGGGGTATTAGATTGGAGAAAGAGCAGCACGACGAACGGTTTTCTGTGATTCATGCATATGGactgggaggaagagggtATGAGCTTTCTTGGGGTGTTGCGGAACAAGTTGCAAGGTTGCTCAAGTAG
- a CDS encoding cytochrome c oxidase biogenesis protein (similar to Metarhizium robertsii ARSEF 23 XP_007824281.1) yields the protein MAADKTDASGERPGVPSRNPLPLSASQESQVRDIFYARVRKQCAEEIKAFAACALGRTFTVSFACRAEHRVMNSCMKLHATPEEHDAAREEWFAMRIERHRQRERKAKMAVAQEEFIREWWGLPEEVRESKRRELEKLGQAERVGGLTAKERPHGPDGSR from the exons ATGGCCGCCGACAAGACCGACGCCTCTGGGGAACGGCCCGGAGTCCCCTCGAGGAATCCCTTACCGCTGTCTGCCTCGCAAGAGTCTCAAGTACGGGATATTTTCTACGCCCGGGTTCGCAAGCAGTGCGCCGAGGAGATTAAGG CCTttgctgcttgtgctttAGGCCGTACATTCACCGTCTCATTTGCGTGCCGCGCCGAACACCGCGTCATGAACAGCTGCATGAAGCTGCATGCCACGCCGGAGGAGCACGATGCCGCTCGCGAAGAGTGGTTCGCGATGCGAATAGAGCGCCACAGGCAACGCGAGcgcaaggccaagatggcggTTGCGCAGGAAGAGTTTATTCGAGAGTGGTGGGGGCTTCCGGAGGAGGTGCGCGAGTCGAAACGGCGGGAGCTTGAGAAGTTGGGACAAGCGGAGAGAGTTGGCGGGCTGACGGCCAAGGAGAGACCGCATGGTCCTGACGGCAGCAGATGA
- a CDS encoding G-protein coupled receptor protein (similar to Metarhizium robertsii ARSEF 23 XP_007824282.1) has product MEQAGEKSTSHVLETPLWVVVVRGFQFLISLIILGLAGRLMHDLYLDEFGLSVATALITWAILFYTLSTEKIPAWQTAYHILAVTVLDAFLVIMWLATFAAVAARRATFNIDVNVRGCVDDGSAIDSKTCFTKRDIEKRAILFKSGGAMMSAIAGLGALMWLLFIATFVWTLLMFLRGRKEGRFPIGGGAGNSNNFQMEPKTEQAAPMMQQQQQQQPPQQYEQQQQQQYQQPIQPQPTGEYQPSPLTQNPTPAGYPTAQSPYQQQPPYQPPQENQQYNQYNQQYPSYQQHVQHGSELSGTPLPQQSYPTPPPVTTSPPPQQQQQQYYQQPQQHQQ; this is encoded by the exons ATGGAGCAAGCTGGTGAAAAGTCAACGAGCCATGTGCTCGAGACGCCACTCTGGGTGGTTGTCGTCCGAGGATTCCAGTTCTTGATTTCTCTCATAATTCTCGGTTTGGCAGGTCGTTTAATGCACGACTTGTACCTCGACGAGTTTGGACTCTCCGTCGCAACT GCCCTCATCACTTGGGCCATCTTATTCTACACCCTATCAACCGAAAAGATCCCCGCCTGGCAAACCGCGTACCACATTCTGGCCGTCACCGTTCTCGATgccttcctcgtcatcatgtgGCTGGCTACGTTTGCTGCCGTGGCCGCGAGACGAGCTACGTTCAACATTGATGTTAATGTGCGAGGCTGTGTTGACGACGGAAGCGCCATCGACAGCAAGACGTGTTTCACGAAGCGAGATATTGAGAAGAGGGCTATTTTGTTCAAGAGTGGTGGTGCCATGATGAGTGCTATTGCTGGGCTTGGCGCTCTCATGTG GCTCCTGTTTATTGCTACTTTTGTCTGGACCCTACTCATGTTTCTGCGAGGCCGCAAGGAGGGCCGATTCCCCATCGGAGGCGGCGCTGGGAActccaacaacttccaaaTGGAACCAAAGACTGAGCAAGCCGCTCccatgatgcagcagcagcaacaacaacaacctccgCAGCAATatgagcagcagcagcaacagcagtaCCAGCAGCCCATTCAACCTCAGCCAACTGGTGAATACCAGCCGTCTCCGCTTACACAGAACCCGACCCCGGCTGGCTACCCGACTGCTCAGAGCCcataccagcagcagccgccttATCAGCCTCCCCAGGAGAATCAGCAGTACAACCAGTACAACCAACAATACCCTTCGTATCAGCAGCATGTACAGCACGGTAGTGAGCTATCAGGCACACCACTTCCTCAGCAGTCGTATCCCACTCCTCCACCGGTGACGacttctcctcctccccagcagcagcagcagcagtacTATCAgcaaccacagcagcatcagcagtAG
- a CDS encoding xylitol dehydrogenase (similar to Botrytis cinerea B05.10 XP_001552084.1) → MATQTLKRDEISNLSFILNKPHEVTYAERPKPTLSSPHDVIVAVNYTGICGSDVHYWNHGAIGHFVVKDPMVLGHESAGTVIEVGDEVAHLKVGDRVAIEPGYACRRCNDCRAGKYNLCEKMVFAATPPYDGTLTGLWKSPADFCYKLPESVSLQEGALIEPLAVAVHIVKQASVQPGQSVVVMGAGPVGLLCAAVAKAYGASKVVSVDIVQSKLDFAKDFASTHTYLSQRISPEENAKAIKEQVGLPKGADVVIDASGAEPSIQTSLHTVRMGGTYVQGGMGKSDITFPIMAMCLKEVTARGSFRYGPGDYELAVDLVGSGKVDIKKLVTTVVPFDKAEEAFKKVKEGEVIKILIAGPNEKI, encoded by the exons ATGGCCACTCAGACATTAAAAAGGGATGAAATCAGC AACCTctccttcatcctcaacaaACCTCACGAAGTCACATACGCAGAACGCCCCAAACCAACCCTCTCCTCACCCCACGATGTCATCGTAGCAGTCAACTACACCGGAATCTGCGGTTCAGACGTCCACTACTGGAACCACGGAGCCATCGGTCACTTCGTCGTCAAGGATCCCATGGTTCTGGGCCACGAGTCTGCCGGCACTGTCATTGAAGTCGGCGATGAAGTTGCCCACCTCAAGGTCGGCGATCGCGTCGCCATTGAACCTGGCTATGCCTGCCGACGATGCAATGACTGCCGCGCGGGAAAGTACAATCTCTGCGAGAAGATGGTCTTTGCTGCTACGCCACCGTACGATGGAACGCTGACGGGCCTGTGGAAGTCCCCCGCCGACTTTTGCTACAAACTTCCTGAGTCTGTATCTCTCCAGGAGGGCGCGCTCATCGAGCCGTTGGCCGTGGCTGTCCACATCGTCAAGCAAGCCTCCGTTCAACCCGGTCAGTCTGTAGTCGTCATGGGTGCCGGTCCGGTTGGTCTTCTATGTGCGGCAGTGGCCAAGGCATATGGCGCATCCAAGGTCGTCAGTGTGGACATCGTCCAGTCCAAGcttgactttgccaaggaCTTTGCCTCAACGCATACCTATCTGTCGCAAAGAATTTCTCCCGAGGAAAACGCCAAAGCGATCAAGGAGCAGGTCGGTCTGCCCAAGGGTGCCGATGTGGTCATTGATGCCAGTGGCGCCGAGCCTTCTATCCAGACAAGTCTGCATACGGTTCGCATGGGCGGTACCTACGTCCAAGGCGGCATGGGCAAAAGCGACATTACCTTccccatcatggccatgtGTTTGAAGGAGGTCACTGCGCGTGGGTCATTCCGATACGGGCCGGGAGACTACGAGCTTGCAGTCGACCTGGTAGGCAGTGGAAAGGTCGACATCAAGAAGCTTGTCACGACAGTCGTGCCGTTCGATAAGGCTGAAGAGGCGTTCAAGAAGGTTAAAGAGGGTGAGGTGATTAAGATTCTGATTGCTGGCCCCAATGAGAAGATTTGA